One window of the Oncorhynchus mykiss isolate Arlee chromosome 5, USDA_OmykA_1.1, whole genome shotgun sequence genome contains the following:
- the LOC110523379 gene encoding calcium channel flower homolog, with protein MNSDEAAAPKPVTDDDGMTWWYRWLCKIVGVLGGVSCAISGVWMCVTVNPLNIAAGVWMVLNAFVLFLCEVPFCCQFIEFANAVAARADKFKPWQKAFFYCGMALFPIFLSFSITTLFGNAIAFATGVLYGLASLGKKGDAVSYARLNHQKLGDEEKLTGTTDGSI; from the exons ATGAACAGCGACGAGGCGGCAGCTCCGAAACCTGTCACCGACGATGATGGAATGACATGGTGGTACCGATGGCTCTGTAAAATCGTTGGGGTCCTGGGCGGAGTAT CATGTGCCATCTCAGGAGTGTGGATGTGTGTCACTGTCAACCCTTTAAACATCGCTGCTGGAGTATGGATGGT GTTGAATGCCTTTGTGCTGTTCCTGTGTGAAGTTCCATTCTGCTGCCAGTTCATTGAGTTTGCAAATGCAGTGGCAGCTAGAGCTGACAAATTCAAGCCATGGCAGAAAGCCTTCTTCTACTGCGG GATGGCACTGTTTCCCATATTCCTGAGCTTCTCCATCACCACTTTGTTTGGAAATGCCATTGCCTTCGCTACGGGAGTCCTCTATGGTCTCGCCTCACTGGGCAAAAA GGGTGATGCGGTGAGTTACGCCAGGCTGAATCACCAGAAACTGGGGGATGAGGAGAAGCTGACCGGGACGACTGACGGGTCAATATAG